The following are from one region of the Rhodopirellula sp. P2 genome:
- a CDS encoding DUF1559 family PulG-like putative transporter — MHDRSSTSAAVKIQRHAFTLLELLVVIGIIAVLIGLLMPAVRTSSEAARRMSCSNNFKQLGLALHNYHSAYKQLPPAQGGTLRGPSERDGNSRRLSGLVALLPFIEQPAMWSTISNSAEFNGMFYPPMGPAPWVEEYEPWTTHIQSLQCPASPATPEPFGLTSYAFCVGDQVDLLNTKHSSIQTVRGIFAGTHVPHFRTITDGLSNTIAMCEIGNDPGGNFVIGQTAIQQTGAIFESPSTCRETLDVDRPDFYESSVQLASVGRGGRWADGVAAIAAVNTILPPNSPSCSVGKQLTSPGIYSAGSFHAGGTNVLMADGAVKFIIESIDHGDSTAAVVRLTEATESDASTNSESVDEAAGNSSNQADFSSPTSFTHPESPYGVWGALGTARSQDLVTNGL; from the coding sequence ATGCATGATCGTTCGTCGACATCGGCTGCGGTCAAGATTCAGCGTCATGCATTCACGCTGCTGGAACTCCTGGTGGTCATCGGCATCATCGCTGTCCTGATCGGATTGCTGATGCCAGCGGTACGCACATCCAGTGAAGCCGCCAGAAGAATGAGTTGCAGCAACAACTTCAAACAACTTGGGCTCGCACTGCATAACTACCACTCGGCCTACAAGCAGCTTCCTCCTGCCCAGGGAGGCACGCTTCGAGGGCCATCCGAACGGGACGGGAACTCACGGCGTCTGAGCGGATTGGTGGCGCTGCTGCCATTCATTGAACAGCCAGCGATGTGGAGCACGATTTCCAATTCCGCTGAGTTCAACGGAATGTTCTACCCGCCAATGGGGCCGGCACCCTGGGTCGAAGAGTACGAACCTTGGACCACACACATTCAATCCTTGCAGTGCCCCGCGTCACCGGCCACGCCCGAGCCATTTGGATTGACGAGTTATGCCTTTTGCGTGGGCGATCAAGTCGACCTGCTGAACACCAAACACTCGTCGATCCAAACGGTGCGCGGCATCTTCGCCGGGACGCATGTCCCCCACTTTCGAACGATCACCGATGGCCTCTCCAACACCATTGCCATGTGTGAAATCGGAAACGACCCAGGGGGGAATTTCGTCATCGGTCAAACCGCGATTCAACAAACCGGGGCAATCTTTGAATCGCCCAGCACTTGCCGAGAAACGTTGGATGTCGACCGACCTGACTTCTACGAATCATCCGTTCAACTCGCCAGCGTCGGGCGGGGTGGTCGGTGGGCCGATGGGGTTGCGGCGATTGCCGCCGTCAACACGATCCTACCGCCCAATTCACCGAGTTGTTCCGTTGGAAAACAATTGACCAGCCCAGGGATCTATTCGGCGGGCAGTTTTCATGCGGGTGGAACAAACGTGCTGATGGCGGATGGCGCGGTCAAGTTCATCATCGAATCGATTGATCATGGTGATTCGACCGCCGCGGTGGTTCGGTTGACGGAAGCGACTGAATCCGACGCCAGCACCAACTCCGAATCGGTCGATGAGGCTGCTGGCAACTCTTCCAACCAAGCGGACTTCTCGTCGCCAACCTCGTTCACTCATCCGGAGAGCCCGTATGGTGTGTGGGGCGCACTGGGGACTGCCCGTAGCCAGGACTTGGTCACCAACGGCCTTTGA
- a CDS encoding GntP family permease, producing MTIWWLVALAVTMVLVSILAFRLHPFLALLSTAIMVAMLTTPAQLSSFASARLAEGKFTEAEATDFVGQSASERVADAFGATAASIGIVIALASVIGGLLMQSGAAARIVDTMLRWTGEKRAPEAMAAASFVLGIPVFFDTVFYLMLPLARSLRRKTGKNYVLFILAILAGGSITHSLIPPTPGPLQVAAFLEVEVGAMLIAGLGIGSVTSVIALAAARVINHFVDLPLRDEDGEEIRPETQRLASTDEDPADIPPKPPLWLALFPIALPVVLIALGSTIKSIYGSEAVAESELLDWIIRLGDKNLALGLGCIVAFGLIRWVPNDQRRKVVSAAIASAGSIILITAAGGAMGKMLYHAGIAEVVGSIAQGFPGLWLLPLAFLVTTAIRTIQGSATIAMITSASILQSLATSGELPFHPVYLAMAIGAGSKPISWMTDSAFWIISEMTGMTEKEALRTISPMSAALGVSALLVTVIAAAIFPAV from the coding sequence TTGACGATTTGGTGGTTGGTCGCGCTCGCCGTGACGATGGTGCTGGTTTCGATCCTCGCGTTTCGCTTGCACCCGTTTCTGGCGCTGCTGTCGACGGCAATCATGGTGGCCATGCTGACCACACCGGCTCAGTTGTCGTCCTTTGCATCGGCGAGATTGGCCGAAGGTAAATTCACAGAAGCCGAGGCCACCGACTTTGTCGGGCAGAGTGCGTCCGAGCGAGTCGCGGATGCGTTTGGTGCGACGGCAGCTTCGATCGGGATCGTGATCGCATTGGCCAGTGTCATCGGTGGATTGCTGATGCAATCCGGTGCCGCGGCGAGGATCGTTGACACCATGCTTCGCTGGACCGGGGAAAAACGCGCTCCTGAGGCGATGGCCGCCGCGTCTTTTGTGTTGGGGATCCCGGTGTTTTTCGACACCGTTTTCTACCTGATGCTGCCGCTGGCCAGGTCCCTCCGACGCAAAACAGGCAAGAATTACGTGCTGTTTATCCTGGCTATCTTGGCCGGCGGATCGATCACGCATTCGTTGATCCCACCGACGCCGGGACCGCTGCAGGTCGCTGCGTTCTTGGAAGTCGAGGTCGGCGCGATGTTGATCGCGGGACTGGGGATTGGAAGCGTGACCAGCGTGATCGCACTGGCCGCCGCGAGAGTGATCAACCACTTTGTCGACTTGCCACTTCGCGACGAAGACGGCGAAGAGATTCGGCCGGAAACTCAGCGTCTGGCGTCAACCGACGAGGATCCCGCGGACATCCCGCCCAAGCCGCCACTGTGGTTGGCACTGTTTCCGATTGCCTTGCCGGTGGTCTTGATTGCTTTGGGCTCGACCATCAAATCGATCTACGGAAGCGAAGCCGTCGCGGAATCAGAACTGTTGGACTGGATCATTCGCTTGGGCGATAAAAACCTGGCGTTGGGACTGGGGTGCATCGTTGCGTTTGGTTTGATCCGGTGGGTCCCCAACGATCAACGACGAAAAGTGGTGTCCGCCGCCATCGCCTCCGCAGGATCGATCATCCTGATCACCGCAGCGGGCGGGGCGATGGGCAAAATGCTTTATCACGCCGGGATCGCCGAGGTGGTCGGTTCGATCGCCCAAGGATTCCCGGGGCTTTGGTTGTTGCCGCTGGCATTCCTTGTCACGACCGCGATTCGAACGATTCAAGGTTCCGCGACCATCGCCATGATCACTTCCGCCAGCATCTTGCAATCGCTCGCGACCAGCGGCGAGCTTCCTTTTCACCCCGTTTACCTGGCGATGGCGATCGGAGCGGGAAGCAAACCGATCTCTTGGATGACGGACAGTGCGTTCTGGATTATCTCGGAAATGACCGGCATGACAGAGAAAGAAGCCCTGCGAACGATCTCGCCGATGAGCGCGGCGTTGGGAGTTTCGGCACTGCTGGTCACGGTGATTGCCGCGGCAATCTTCCCCGCCGTGTGA
- a CDS encoding DUF2306 domain-containing protein, whose product MASEHSLFKASPRGTVFNRDASRLNRLVQVATAMTLVLGVSVLVQLLLPYQDYFPANLKDSVFLSAHQSHFHGWYPIAFYVHIVAGPIALVQGAALFFSGSMQNPTPRWHRTSGRIQAVVVLLFLFPSGLVMAQHAMAGPSAEVAFTLLSLATAITMALAIRRAMSGQIRQHRLWATRCFLLLCSPLMLRVVVGFTILTGTETDFAHRLLAWASWLVPWFLFEVGRKCHDAASMSRNTTRTTPTASPIPISV is encoded by the coding sequence ATGGCTTCCGAGCATTCCCTTTTCAAAGCTTCCCCTCGCGGAACCGTTTTCAATCGTGATGCGTCACGACTGAACCGGCTGGTGCAAGTGGCAACCGCGATGACGCTCGTGCTCGGCGTGAGTGTCTTGGTCCAACTGCTGCTGCCGTACCAGGACTATTTCCCTGCCAACCTGAAGGACTCGGTATTCCTCTCGGCTCACCAAAGTCATTTCCATGGTTGGTACCCCATCGCGTTCTACGTTCACATTGTCGCGGGACCGATCGCATTGGTGCAAGGTGCCGCGTTGTTCTTCAGCGGATCGATGCAAAACCCGACTCCCAGATGGCACCGCACCAGCGGTCGGATTCAAGCCGTTGTGGTCCTGTTGTTTTTGTTTCCCAGTGGTTTGGTGATGGCCCAGCACGCCATGGCAGGCCCGAGTGCGGAAGTCGCCTTCACACTGCTGTCACTGGCAACTGCGATCACGATGGCGCTCGCGATCCGCCGTGCAATGAGCGGGCAGATCCGTCAGCACCGTCTTTGGGCAACACGCTGTTTTCTGCTGCTGTGCTCGCCGTTGATGCTTCGTGTCGTCGTCGGGTTCACGATTCTCACGGGAACCGAAACTGATTTTGCACACCGTCTTCTCGCTTGGGCCAGTTGGTTGGTCCCGTGGTTTCTTTTCGAGGTTGGGAGAAAATGTCATGACGCTGCTTCAATGTCACGGAACACAACCAGGACAACGCCAACAGCCTCTCCCATCCCCATCTCGGTGTAG
- a CDS encoding M24 family metallopeptidase, whose amino-acid sequence MIHSKLMVAMSDSADGSVSNDARSGVGSDGAQVMAGLADRNANLFRRLGIALGDPAAWVRLPDGKNIGIVRDLEMDRTRAAGQLDSVHCPADFPPVSGSASGDRETASAQSVARFLQLQSIEQVVVDRAFPLIYAWHLADAGISIAYDDDLGVIDRRVKTDQEIEWLRKAQSVTESVMRQMCEMIATAEVGSEGRLMVGGEPLTSERVRTMAAEAFMKRDYTMSHGAIVATLPESADCHHRGDGDLYTGHPVIVDLFPRDESTRYNGDCTRTVVNGTPSETVQKMHAAVVASKEAAEAVLFPGRTGEEVQLAVEKVLVSHGYPISRGEQTDGPSIQHGTGHGIGLEVHEPILLDHGGGEMLAGEVFTVEPGLYGRQDGGVRVEDMLVVTADGPVNLNQLPMGLDWNPK is encoded by the coding sequence ATGATTCACTCTAAATTGATGGTCGCCATGAGCGACTCCGCTGACGGTTCTGTATCCAATGACGCTCGTTCAGGCGTGGGCTCCGATGGAGCCCAGGTGATGGCGGGCCTGGCCGATCGAAACGCGAATTTGTTTCGACGTTTGGGAATTGCGCTCGGTGATCCTGCTGCGTGGGTGCGTCTGCCCGACGGAAAAAACATCGGCATCGTGCGTGACTTGGAAATGGACCGAACTCGCGCCGCGGGACAATTGGATTCCGTTCACTGTCCGGCTGATTTCCCGCCTGTCTCGGGATCCGCCAGTGGCGATCGCGAAACCGCGTCCGCTCAATCCGTCGCCCGATTTCTGCAGCTTCAATCGATCGAGCAGGTCGTCGTCGATCGAGCGTTCCCGCTGATCTACGCCTGGCACTTGGCCGACGCTGGAATCTCAATCGCCTACGACGATGACTTGGGCGTGATCGATCGCCGCGTCAAAACAGACCAAGAGATCGAGTGGCTTCGGAAAGCTCAGTCGGTCACCGAGTCGGTCATGCGGCAGATGTGTGAAATGATCGCCACCGCGGAGGTCGGTTCGGAAGGTCGATTGATGGTCGGTGGCGAACCGTTGACCAGCGAACGAGTTCGCACGATGGCGGCGGAAGCGTTTATGAAACGCGATTACACGATGAGCCACGGTGCGATCGTTGCGACGCTGCCCGAATCAGCGGATTGCCACCACCGAGGCGACGGCGATCTCTACACGGGACATCCAGTCATCGTCGATCTGTTTCCACGCGATGAGTCAACTCGCTACAACGGCGACTGCACGCGAACCGTGGTCAATGGAACGCCCAGCGAGACCGTTCAGAAAATGCACGCCGCCGTGGTCGCATCCAAGGAAGCGGCCGAGGCGGTCTTGTTCCCCGGAAGAACGGGCGAAGAAGTTCAACTGGCCGTTGAGAAGGTCTTGGTCAGCCACGGGTACCCGATCTCACGCGGGGAGCAGACGGACGGGCCCTCGATTCAACACGGCACCGGTCACGGGATCGGTTTGGAAGTTCACGAGCCGATCCTGCTGGATCATGGCGGAGGTGAAATGCTCGCAGGTGAAGTTTTCACGGTCGAACCGGGGCTCTATGGCCGCCAAGATGGTGGGGTTCGCGTCGAAGACATGTTGGTCGTGACGGCGGACGGTCCTGTCAATTTGAACCAGTTGCCGATGGGGCTGGATTGGAATCCAAAATAA
- a CDS encoding pyrophosphate--fructose-6-phosphate 1-phosphotransferase: protein MSIKRVGILTAGGLAPCLSSAIGALLEAYTEQAPEIEILCYRSGYKGLLLGDSFVVDDHSRKNAAILHQHGGSPIGNSRVKLTNVADCVKRGLVSEGQDPLQVAAERLQSDEVDVLHTIGGDDTNTTAADLAAYLAKHEYELTVVGLPKTIDNDVIPIKQSLGAWTAAEEGAKFFENVVGEHSANPRMLIIHEVMGRNCGWLTAATAAKYRERLQTLNFLPEMGLSQQRRDVHGVFVPEMSFDLEEEAKRLRAIMDENDCVNIFISEGAGVDTIVKEMESRGESVPKDAFGHYKLDAVNPGKWFGKQFADMLGAEKTLVQKSGYFSRAAAANAEDIALIGRCAKKAVECAMQGIGGVIGEDEDQNNELRAIEFERIAGGKPFDINVDWFGDLLSQMGQPKGEVLDTSH from the coding sequence ATGTCAATCAAACGTGTTGGAATCCTCACCGCTGGTGGCCTGGCCCCGTGTCTGTCGTCAGCCATCGGAGCCCTGCTTGAAGCCTACACCGAGCAGGCTCCTGAAATTGAAATCCTCTGCTATCGATCCGGTTACAAAGGTCTGCTGCTCGGCGACAGCTTCGTCGTCGATGATCATTCGCGAAAGAACGCGGCGATCTTGCATCAGCACGGTGGCAGCCCCATCGGCAACAGTCGTGTCAAGCTGACCAACGTCGCCGATTGCGTCAAACGCGGGTTGGTCAGCGAAGGCCAAGATCCACTGCAGGTGGCGGCTGAGCGATTGCAATCCGACGAAGTCGACGTGTTGCACACCATCGGTGGTGACGACACCAACACCACCGCCGCGGACTTGGCCGCTTACTTGGCCAAGCACGAATACGAACTGACCGTGGTTGGTTTGCCCAAGACCATCGACAACGACGTCATCCCGATCAAGCAAAGCCTGGGAGCTTGGACGGCTGCCGAAGAAGGTGCCAAGTTCTTCGAAAACGTGGTGGGGGAACACAGTGCCAACCCACGCATGCTGATCATTCACGAAGTCATGGGCCGCAACTGTGGTTGGCTGACCGCCGCCACCGCTGCGAAATATCGCGAGCGATTGCAAACGCTGAATTTCTTGCCCGAGATGGGACTCAGCCAACAACGTCGTGACGTGCACGGCGTCTTCGTTCCCGAGATGAGCTTTGATCTCGAAGAAGAAGCCAAACGCCTGCGCGCGATCATGGATGAAAACGATTGCGTCAATATCTTCATCTCGGAAGGTGCCGGCGTGGACACCATCGTCAAGGAAATGGAATCGCGAGGCGAAAGCGTTCCCAAAGATGCATTCGGTCACTACAAACTGGATGCCGTGAACCCCGGCAAATGGTTCGGCAAGCAATTCGCTGACATGCTGGGTGCTGAGAAGACACTGGTGCAAAAGAGCGGCTACTTCAGTCGCGCTGCCGCTGCCAATGCCGAAGACATTGCCTTGATCGGTCGCTGTGCCAAGAAGGCGGTTGAGTGTGCCATGCAAGGCATCGGTGGTGTGATCGGAGAAGACGAAGACCAAAACAACGAACTTCGGGCGATTGAGTTTGAACGGATCGCCGGTGGCAAACCATTCGACATCAACGTGGACTGGTTTGGTGACCTGCTCTCACAAATGGGGCAACCCAAGGGCGAAGTCCTCGACACGTCTCACTGA
- a CDS encoding arginyltransferase — MIPANDSFPESAAPLRHRMMLVQDAVSDCPYIDGEPARMPLYFPMPPRQGEDTDTLLAAGFRRSSQFVYHTNCPNCRACQPTRLRAEDFKLTKSLRRVLKKAERELTWRWQVPQVDADRVRLYNDHRNVRGLAHDDDISASDYETFLIATCWPTLELEIRYQDQLVGVSIMDIGQESVSAVYTHFDPIASKFSLGTFAVLQQIQWAKDNGRNWVYLGLYVAENPHLNYKSRFVPQERLIDGQWRVCLE; from the coding sequence ATGATTCCCGCGAACGATAGTTTTCCTGAAAGTGCTGCTCCCCTGCGTCATCGAATGATGCTGGTCCAGGATGCTGTCAGCGACTGCCCGTACATCGATGGCGAACCAGCTCGCATGCCGCTGTACTTCCCGATGCCGCCGCGTCAAGGCGAAGACACGGACACCTTGCTGGCCGCTGGCTTTCGTCGCAGCAGCCAATTTGTCTATCACACGAATTGCCCGAACTGCCGTGCCTGCCAGCCAACTCGGTTGCGAGCGGAAGATTTCAAACTGACCAAATCGTTGCGTCGAGTTCTCAAAAAAGCGGAGCGGGAACTGACCTGGCGTTGGCAAGTCCCGCAAGTCGATGCGGATCGTGTTCGACTTTACAACGATCATCGCAACGTTCGCGGCTTGGCACACGATGACGACATCAGTGCGTCGGACTACGAGACCTTTTTGATTGCAACCTGTTGGCCAACGCTTGAATTAGAAATCCGATACCAAGATCAACTGGTCGGCGTTTCGATCATGGACATCGGCCAAGAAAGCGTCAGCGCGGTGTACACCCATTTTGATCCGATCGCATCCAAGTTCAGCCTGGGAACCTTCGCGGTGCTGCAACAAATTCAGTGGGCCAAAGACAACGGTCGCAACTGGGTGTACTTGGGGTTGTACGTCGCCGAGAACCCACACCTGAATTACAAATCACGTTTCGTCCCACAAGAACGTTTGATCGACGGGCAATGGCGTGTCTGCTTGGAGTAG
- a CDS encoding acyltransferase family protein yields the protein MSDSMTSVSSRRHDLDALRGIAMLLGIFLHAAIAYSPDAGRGWPIQDSQSSEVTSLFIALVHGFRMPLFFLLSGFFTMMLFRRRGVSKLIENRILRIAIPFVIGMCTIIPAMWIVAGDIQANPSSIVTAFDETDLLTPVVQDDLAGVENALLAGADVNQRSEQGDSPFLVAAFLGRDDIAKVLLNHNADPELGNHKGERPIDVMRASWGTTEFVAGMLQIEVDREDVESGRQKIATMMGVTLSEQVAGGDMTAANWSGLMFLLFEFPVTGHLWFLWFLCFLVTGFAIVMSITPQTWRSRWDVSSVVRSPRCLLWLIPLTMLPHWFMRHEGFGPATSVGLLPMPSVLAYYALFFGFGAIYFDADDREGDLGRGWQMSLPLSLTILLAVGWMLQSQTEGGGLVASVFLQSAYAWIVSFGMMGMFRTLFAHPSRTLRYLSDSSYWLYLAHLPLVMYLQYWVRDWEVPLLVKFTVVSVISSVVLLLSYQVFVRHTPIGWLLNGKRKPSVPSADDASDTYVIAAQLVRQ from the coding sequence ATGAGTGATTCAATGACTTCTGTTTCGTCCCGTCGGCATGACCTGGACGCGTTGCGAGGCATCGCGATGCTGCTGGGGATTTTCTTGCACGCGGCCATTGCCTACTCGCCCGATGCGGGGCGAGGGTGGCCGATCCAAGACTCGCAGAGCAGCGAAGTCACCTCGTTGTTCATTGCGTTGGTGCATGGTTTTCGAATGCCGTTGTTTTTCTTGCTGAGCGGCTTCTTCACGATGATGCTGTTTCGGCGCCGCGGGGTTTCGAAGCTGATCGAAAATCGCATCCTGCGAATTGCGATTCCGTTTGTGATTGGAATGTGCACGATCATTCCCGCGATGTGGATCGTTGCTGGCGACATCCAAGCCAATCCTTCGAGCATCGTGACCGCCTTCGACGAAACGGATCTGTTGACTCCCGTCGTTCAAGATGACTTGGCAGGAGTGGAGAACGCGTTGTTGGCAGGCGCCGATGTCAATCAACGATCCGAGCAAGGTGATTCACCCTTCTTGGTGGCCGCGTTCCTGGGACGCGATGACATTGCCAAGGTGCTGCTGAATCACAACGCGGATCCTGAACTGGGAAACCACAAGGGAGAGCGGCCGATCGATGTGATGCGGGCGTCCTGGGGAACGACCGAGTTTGTGGCGGGAATGTTGCAAATCGAAGTCGATCGGGAGGACGTGGAATCCGGCCGGCAGAAAATCGCAACAATGATGGGTGTCACCCTGTCGGAACAGGTCGCCGGGGGCGACATGACCGCCGCGAACTGGAGCGGATTGATGTTTCTGTTGTTCGAATTTCCGGTGACCGGTCACCTGTGGTTTTTATGGTTCTTGTGCTTCCTGGTGACGGGGTTTGCAATCGTCATGAGCATCACGCCGCAGACATGGCGTTCACGATGGGATGTGTCGTCCGTTGTTCGTTCACCGCGCTGTTTGTTGTGGTTGATCCCGCTGACGATGTTGCCACATTGGTTCATGCGGCACGAAGGCTTCGGGCCGGCCACATCGGTCGGTCTGCTACCGATGCCATCAGTGCTAGCCTACTACGCATTGTTCTTTGGCTTTGGCGCGATTTACTTCGACGCCGATGATCGCGAAGGGGATCTTGGTCGCGGGTGGCAGATGAGCTTGCCGTTGTCGCTCACCATTTTGCTGGCGGTCGGATGGATGCTGCAGAGCCAAACCGAAGGCGGCGGATTGGTCGCGTCCGTCTTCCTTCAATCCGCTTATGCCTGGATCGTGTCCTTCGGCATGATGGGGATGTTTCGAACCCTGTTCGCTCATCCCAGTCGCACGCTGCGGTACCTGTCCGATTCAAGCTACTGGTTGTACCTGGCTCACCTGCCGCTGGTGATGTACCTGCAGTATTGGGTCCGCGACTGGGAGGTCCCGTTGCTGGTCAAATTCACGGTGGTGAGCGTGATTTCAAGCGTGGTGCTGTTGCTCAGCTACCAAGTCTTTGTTCGCCACACGCCAATCGGATGGCTGCTCAACGGGAAGCGAAAACCATCCGTGCCGAGCGCGGATGACGCGTCCGACACATATGTCATTGCAGCTCAACTGGTTCGTCAGTGA